GTATAGAAAGCCACGTGTGGCCATCTTATGCACAGGAGCAGAACTTGTGCCAGTGGGTGAAAAAATCAAAGATGGAAAAATTTATAATACCAATGGGTATTTAATTGCGGGCTATATGCAAAGATTTGGTTTAGAACCCGTCTACTATGGTGTGGTGGTTGACAGACCACAAATCATTGAGGAGAACATCAAAAAGGCTTTGAGAGAATGTGATCTAGTGGTAACAACGGGTGGCGTATCCGCTGGAGATTATGACTTTTTGCCATCCGTACTTGATCGTATGGGAGCAGAAGTCTTATTTCACGGGTTGGATTTTAAGCCAGGGGGCGTGATTACCTGTGGTCGATATCAAAATAAAACCATTTTTTGTCTCTCTGGAAATCCTGGTTCAGCAGCAACTTCGCTATTGTGGGTGTGTAGTCCCTATTTAAAGAGGATTAGTGGCCTTTCAAATTATGGTTTTGAGATTGGATTTGCCAAAATGAGAACAGAATATCCAAAGTCTAGTCGAGGAAATCGCATATTAAAGGGAAAATTGGTACTTGGTGATGGAGAAGTTGATTTTGAGTTATTAAATAACCAACAGAATGGATCTGTATCTTCGATGGAATCTTGTTCTGTCTTGGCAAAAATTCCGGCAGGAAGTGATAGGGTTGGTATTGGCGATAAGGTAAAAGTCTATCAGTTTTAATATTTTTTAGGGAGGAATATAGTATGATGTTTTCACCACAAGAAGTTGCTCAAAATTATGTAGGTCTTGGAAAGAAAAAGGCAAATATTCCAGTGGATCGGATGTTGGTGTTGGCCATTTTGGCAGGTGTGTTTATTGGCATTGGAGGAATTTCTTCCACAACAGCTTCCGTGTCGGTGAGTGCACCATCACTTGCAAAGCTCGTTGCAGGTGTGGTATTTCCAGGCGGATTGGCAATGGTGTTAGTTGCTGGAAGTGAGCTATTTACCGGAAATTGTCTGCTGTCCATTGCTTTATTAGAAAAAGAGATTCGTCTGGCACAGATGCTTCGTGCGTGGGCGATTGTCTATATTGGAAATTTTATTGGCGGAATTTTGGTTTCCGCTATAGTGATGCTCACTGGACAGCCAAAGCTATTTAATGGGGCATTGGCAACCAGTATTATTAGTACAGCAGTCGGAAAGACAAGTTTAAGCTTTACAGAGGCCTTGTTTAGAGGTATTGCTTGCAATATTTTGGTTTGCTTAGCTGTTTGGATGGCAGCGGCAGCAAAGGATGTTGTAGGAAAGATTGTAGGGTTGTTTTTCCCAATTATGATTTTTATTATTTGTGGCTATGAGCACAGTGTAGCCAATATGTATTATTTAAGTGCTGGATTAATGGCGAAGGCAAATCCAAAGTACTTGGAGGCAGCAGTTGAGGCAGGTGTGAAGGTTGACAAATTAAATATAGGAACCATCTTTACGGCAAATCTTATTCCAGTGACCATTGGAAATATTATTGGCGGTGCATTTTGCGTCGGTGCCGTATATTGGTTTCTCTATGTGCGAAAGACAAATAATAAATAGAAGTAAGAAAAGTGGAGGAAGAGAATGAGCAAATTATATCTTGCAGATCCAAATAGTTATGATGTAAAAATTGGTAAGATCAAGAGACATTTTGCCCATAAGGTAGATGTGTATCCGCCAGGAAGTTGTCCATTGACATTGCAATTGTCATTTTTAAGGACTTCAGCGGGACAGACTTGTGGAAAATGTGTCCCTTGTCGAGATGGTCTTCCGTTGGTGGCCAGATTATTGCAGAAGGTGGTCGATGGCGCAGCGACACAGAAGACGCTTGACAATATTAAAATGATGGCGACAATGATTCGAGATTCTTCGGATTGTGCTATTGGATGGAATGCAGCAGATGAGGTACTCAAGGGATTGGATTTATTTGCAGATGAGTACCAAAATCATATTAAATTTCATAAGTGTGAGGAGAGCATTGCACAGAAGGTACCATGTATTTCGCTCTGCCCAGCACATATTGATATTCCAGGCTATATTGCATTGATTGGTGAGGGAGACTATGCAGGCGCTGTCAACATGGTTCGCAGAGACAATCCATTTCCAACGGCCTGTGGAATGGTGTGTGAGCATCCATGCGAGGAGAGATGTCGAAGAAAAATGTTGGAGTCTCCAATTAATATCCGAGGTCTAAAGAAATTTGCAGTTGACCAGATGCGTGCGGATAAAGTAAAGACACCAAAGCCAAATCCATCGACAGGAAAAAAGGTGGCCATTATTGGTGGAGGACCTGCAGGAATGACCTGTGCCTATTTCTTGGCCTTGATGGGACATAAGGCTGTAGTTTATGAAAGTCATGACAAGCTCGGTGGCATGCTTCGCTACGGAATTCCAAATTATCGCTTCCCAAAGGACCGCCTAGATGAGGATATCAATGCGATTTTGGGTGCAGGAGATGTGGAAGTTGTTTATAACACCAATGTAGGAAAAGATATACCGATTGCAAAAGTACAAAAAGAACATGATGCAATGTTTGTTGCCATTGGCGCTCAGGTGGGAAAGACATTGCGTATGCCAGGTGCAGATGCACAAAATGTATTTTCAGCAGTGGAGATGCTTGATGATATTGGAAATGGTCACATGCCAGATTACACTGGAAAGACAGTCATTGTGATTGGTGGAGGAAATGTTGCCATGGATGCGGCAAGAAGTGCCGTTCGCTGCGGAGCCAAGGAAGTAAGCTGTGTCTACAGAAGGCGACAAAAGGATATGACGGCACTCAATACAGAGATTGAATCGGCAATTATGGAAGGTGTCGTTTTGGTGACATTGCAATCCCCAGTAGAAATCACAAAGCACAAGGATGGCACTTGTAGTGGTCTCACCACTCAGCCACAGAAGATTTCAACCTACAGGGGTGGTCGACCAGGTGTAGTTGATGCAGCTAAGCCGACACAGCATTTTGATGCCGATGTGATTTTGATTGCTGTTGGGCAGGATATTGTCTCTGCACCATTTGAGGAATTTGGCATGAAGGCAGAGCACAATATCTTTGTGGCAGGCTTAGATACAGAAGTTGAGAATATGCCAGGTATCTATGTCGGCGGAGATTGTGCAACAGGACCATCTACCGTAATTCGTGCAATTGCAGCAGGTAAAGTTGCTGCCCATAATATTGACGAATATCTAGGATATCATCATAAATTACACTGTGAGGCTGTATCACCAGAGCCAAAGGAAAACATCCGTACGCTCATCGGAAGAACAGAGATTGGCGAGAGACCAGCCTTTGAGAGAAAAAAAGATTTTGAATGTGTGGAAGAGGAAATGACCTATGAAGAGGCCATGCAGGAATGCAGTCGATGCTTGCGCTGTGACCACTTCGGTTGCGGTGCAATGGAAGGAGGAACGGATATATGATAAATGTAACAATTGATGGAAAAATGTTACAGGTAGATGAAAATCAAACGATCTTAGATGCCTGTAAACAAAATGCCATCCATATTCCTACATTGTGCTATCTAGAGAAGATCAATATGATTGGCTCATGTCGACTTTGTGTGGTCGAAATTGAGGGATTGAATAAGTTGGTAACTTCGTGTAATACAAATGTCAAGGAAGGTATGGTGATCAAGACTCATACAGAAAGAGTAGAGGAAGCAAGAAAGAATACCTTGCATCTATTGATGGCTGAGCACAAGACCAATTGTTTTAAGTGTGTGAAAAATGGTGCCTGTGAATTGCAAAATGCATCGAGGGAGCATGGAGTGGATGTGCCAAACTTCCAACCATCTCATTATGATGTTCAGCATGCCCCATTTGATGCTCATCCATTTTTGTCCTATGATCCAGGTCTTTGCATCCAATGCCAAAGATGCATCAGTACTTGTGCAAGTGCAGTTGGTCGGCATGCCCTTTCGCTGGAAAGAAATGCAGCCAGAGTGTATGTGAAGGTTCCATTTGGAGAGAATTGGAAGGATACCAATTGTGAGTCCTGTGGAAACTGTGCACAGGCTTGTCCGACAGGGGCCATTGTCATTAAGAGAAGAAAAGACTATAGAGATTGGGAGATCAAAAAAGTTTTGACTACCTGTCCACATTGCGGAACGGGATGCCAGATGGAAGTCTATGTCAAAGATGGAAAAATCGTTGATATTATGGGTGCCGATGGTCCTTCCAATAATAAGTTGTTGTGTGTCAAGGGAAGAAGTGGTTCCATTGATTTTATCGATCATGAGTCAAGGATTCGCCATCCACTGATTAAAAATAGGGAAACAGGAGAGTTTGAAAAGGCCACATGGGATGAGGCACTTGACCTTGTTGCATCAAAATTTAAATCGATTAAAGAAAATTATGGAGGTGAGGCACTGGCTGGTTTTGCTTGTTCTCGCTCAACCAATGAGGATATCTATATGCTTCAAAAGATGGTGAGAGCGGCGTTTCATAGCAATAACGTAGATAATTGTGCCCGTGTTTGACATGCACCTACTGTTGCCGGGTTGGCAACTTCGTTAGGTTCAGGTGCAATGACAAATACCATTGCAGATATTACACAGGATTCGGATGTGATTATGCTTGTGGGTGCAAATCCAGAACATGCCCATCCAGTCATTGGAATGCAAATTCGACAGGCAGTACAAAATGGAACAAAACTCATTGTTGTTGATCCACGAGATATTGATTTGAGCAAGCAGGCGGATATTCACCTGAAGCTTAGACCAGGTACAAATGTTGCTTTTGCGAATGGAATGATGCATATCTTTATCGAGGAAGACTTGATTGATCACGAATTCATCGAAAAGAGAACAGAAGGATTTGAAGCAGTCAAAGAGGCTGTAAAGGAATACACTCCAGAGAAGGTGGCAAAAATTTGTAACATTGATGCTGATCAATTACGAGAAGCTGCAAGAATGTATGCAAAGGCAAAGGCTGCTCCAGTGTTGTATTGTTTGGGTGTGACAGAGCATCACACAGGTACACAGGGTGTTCTTTCTCTCTCCAACATGGTAATGATGGTCGGCAAATTTGGAAAACCAGGTTGTGGACTTAATCCTTTGAGAGGACAAAATAATGTACAAGGTGCTTGCGATATGGGAGCAGATCCAAAACAATTTCCAGGATATCAAAATTTGGATATTCCAGAGGTTATGGAAAAATTTGAAAAATCTTGGGGTGTTGAATTAAATCATAATATTGGAACAAAGGCGACCGAATGCTTCCACAAGATGCTCACAGGAGATATTCGAGGACTCTTGATCTTTGGTGAGGATCCAATGCGAACAGATCCGAATACAAAGCATGTACTAAAGGCACTTTCTGCCCTTGATTTCTTGGTTGTTGATGAGCTCTTTATGACAGAGACAGCAAAACTTGCCGATGTCATTTTGCCGGGACGCTCATTTGCCGAAAAAGAGGGAACATTTACCAATACAGAACGACGTGTTCAGCGTGTGAGAAAGGCCATTGATGTTGAAGGTGATACTCGACTTGATACATGGATTTTTACTGAGTTAATGAATCGCATGGGCTATCCACAGCCACATTTGACAGCCGCACAGATTATGGATGAAATTGCATCGGTTACTCCAAGCTTTGCAGGAATGAGCCATGAGCGGTTAGATAGCGATGAAGTTGCTGGTCGTGGACTTCAATGGCCATGCCGAGGAAAGGATCAGCCAGGTACACCAATTCTACATGTTGGAAAATTTGCCAGAGGAAAGGGCAAGTTTATTCCAACAGAATATGTGCCATCCATGGAGCAACCAGATGAGGATTATCCAATGATTATGATGACGGGAAGAATTCTCTATCACTACAATGCTATGGCGATGACAGACAAGGTAGAGGGATTAAATGAAATTGCCCCGGAATCATTTATCGAGTTAAACACAGAGGATGCTAAGAAACTGGGCATTACCGATAGGGATATGGTCAATGTTTCTTCTCGAAGAGGAAAAATTCAGGCAAGGGCACATGTGTCAGAGAAGACCAATCCTGGTGAGTGCTGGATGCCGTTCCACTATGTTGGTGGTGCAAACTGGCTCACCAATGATGCACTCGATGCTATTTCAAAGACACCAGAGTATAAGGTTTGTACCGTGCGTGTGGAAAAAATGATCGCCAATGACTATGTTCCAGGAAAGCAGGTAGTCTATGCAAGATAATATAGGAATTAGTTGGAATGCTGATTGCTATGAAAAAAATGTTTGTATTAAGGAAGAAAAGCAACTTGTGCCAGAACTAGAATACAATTTATTTGTCAATGACGAATATATAAAGACATTTTATTGTTCGCCTTGGAACATTGATGATTTGGTCTATGGCGATTTATATCTTCATGGGCAAATTGAGATGGCCGATGATGTGAAGACCTTGACCATCGACGATGATGCCAGGGAAATCTATGTTCGCACAAGGGGAGATATTTTTGCCAGAGCAAATCCATTTACAAGTGGCGATGTGATTCCAGCAAAGAAGAGAGCAGTGAAAAAGAGTACAAGCACATTGAAGGTTTGCCCAGAAGATGTGTATCAATTAGTAAAAAAACTCAATGATGCTTCTGTAAAGTTTAAACTTACCGGAGGTGTACACAGTGCAATGCTCTCCGATGGCAAAGAGATACTCTATATGCGAGAGGATGTTGGACGTCACAATGCAATGGAAAAATTGCTTGGTGCGGTGCTAAGAAATGGTGTGGACACAAAAGAGATGATCATTGTCTTTAGTGGACGAATTGCTGCAGAGATTTTAGAAAAGGCAGCGATTATCGGTGCAGCAATGGTTATTGCTGTGTCAGCACCGACAGATGCAGCCAGTAAGATTGCAGAGCACTATGGGATGACATTGATTGGTTTTGCCAGAGGGGAAAGCTTTAATGTCTATACCAATCCTCAAAGAGTAGGTATCAAGAAATAGAATTTTAAAAATAAAGAGTTCTCGCTTGCTAAAGATTAGTGAGCGAGAACTTTTCTTGTAAAAAAATGGGGGCTAACAACTGTTAAGAGTAATTTATAAAAAAATTATAAATATGTGTTGATTTTTATAAGTTTTAATGATAGAATAAAATATAAATATTGAAAAGGAGGCTTTAAGAACTTTAATTATGAGTAAATACTATTCTATCAGAGAATTTTCAAGAATTTTAGGAGTATCAGCCCAAACACTTAGAAATTGGGATGCAAACGGTAAACTTCATCCACATCATGTGTCTAGTAATGGATACAGATATTATTCTCATGAACAATTAAATCAGGTTATGAATATAAAATCTGATTTGAATAGAATTGTCATTGGATATTGCAGAGTTTCAAGCAATAAACAAAAAGATGATTTAGAAAGACAAATAGAGAATATGAAGCTGTATCTAAATGCTCAAGGGAAACCTTATGAAATAATTTCGGATATAGGTTCTGGAATTAATTATAAGAAAAAGGGTTTAAGAGAATTAATTAAACGTATATCTCAAAATAAAGTGGAAAAAGTTGTAGTTCTTTACAAAGACAGACTACTAAGATTTGGATTTGAATTAGTTGAATATGTTGCAAGTTTATATAATTGTGACATAGAAATAATTGATAATACAGAAAAATCAGAACAGCAAGAGCTTGTAGAAGATTTAGTTCAAATTATCACAGTTTTTAGTTGTAAATTACAAGGCAAACGTGCTAATAAAGCTAGAGAATTAGT
This region of Lachnospiraceae bacterium oral taxon 096 genomic DNA includes:
- a CDS encoding IS607 family transposase, whose protein sequence is MSKYYSIREFSRILGVSAQTLRNWDANGKLHPHHVSSNGYRYYSHEQLNQVMNIKSDLNRIVIGYCRVSSNKQKDDLERQIENMKLYLNAQGKPYEIISDIGSGINYKKKGLRELIKRISQNKVEKVVVLYKDRLLRFGFELVEYVASLYNCDIEIIDNTEKSEQQELVEDLVQIITVFSCKLQGKRANKARELVNELIEVDSEK
- the fdhF gene encoding formate dehydrogenase subunit alpha, producing the protein MINVTIDGKMLQVDENQTILDACKQNAIHIPTLCYLEKINMIGSCRLCVVEIEGLNKLVTSCNTNVKEGMVIKTHTERVEEARKNTLHLLMAEHKTNCFKCVKNGACELQNASREHGVDVPNFQPSHYDVQHAPFDAHPFLSYDPGLCIQCQRCISTCASAVGRHALSLERNAARVYVKVPFGENWKDTNCESCGNCAQACPTGAIVIKRRKDYRDWEIKKVLTTCPHCGTGCQMEVYVKDGKIVDIMGADGPSNNKLLCVKGRSGSIDFIDHESRIRHPLIKNRETGEFEKATWDEALDLVASKFKSIKENYGGEALAGFACSRSTNEDIYMLQKMVRAAFHSNNVDNCARVUHAPTVAGLATSLGSGAMTNTIADITQDSDVIMLVGANPEHAHPVIGMQIRQAVQNGTKLIVVDPRDIDLSKQADIHLKLRPGTNVAFANGMMHIFIEEDLIDHEFIEKRTEGFEAVKEAVKEYTPEKVAKICNIDADQLREAARMYAKAKAAPVLYCLGVTEHHTGTQGVLSLSNMVMMVGKFGKPGCGLNPLRGQNNVQGACDMGADPKQFPGYQNLDIPEVMEKFEKSWGVELNHNIGTKATECFHKMLTGDIRGLLIFGEDPMRTDPNTKHVLKALSALDFLVVDELFMTETAKLADVILPGRSFAEKEGTFTNTERRVQRVRKAIDVEGDTRLDTWIFTELMNRMGYPQPHLTAAQIMDEIASVTPSFAGMSHERLDSDEVAGRGLQWPCRGKDQPGTPILHVGKFARGKGKFIPTEYVPSMEQPDEDYPMIMMTGRILYHYNAMAMTDKVEGLNEIAPESFIELNTEDAKKLGITDRDMVNVSSRRGKIQARAHVSEKTNPGECWMPFHYVGGANWLTNDALDAISKTPEYKVCTVRVEKMIANDYVPGKQVVYAR
- a CDS encoding FAD-dependent oxidoreductase, whose product is MSKLYLADPNSYDVKIGKIKRHFAHKVDVYPPGSCPLTLQLSFLRTSAGQTCGKCVPCRDGLPLVARLLQKVVDGAATQKTLDNIKMMATMIRDSSDCAIGWNAADEVLKGLDLFADEYQNHIKFHKCEESIAQKVPCISLCPAHIDIPGYIALIGEGDYAGAVNMVRRDNPFPTACGMVCEHPCEERCRRKMLESPINIRGLKKFAVDQMRADKVKTPKPNPSTGKKVAIIGGGPAGMTCAYFLALMGHKAVVYESHDKLGGMLRYGIPNYRFPKDRLDEDINAILGAGDVEVVYNTNVGKDIPIAKVQKEHDAMFVAIGAQVGKTLRMPGADAQNVFSAVEMLDDIGNGHMPDYTGKTVIVIGGGNVAMDAARSAVRCGAKEVSCVYRRRQKDMTALNTEIESAIMEGVVLVTLQSPVEITKHKDGTCSGLTTQPQKISTYRGGRPGVVDAAKPTQHFDADVILIAVGQDIVSAPFEEFGMKAEHNIFVAGLDTEVENMPGIYVGGDCATGPSTVIRAIAAGKVAAHNIDEYLGYHHKLHCEAVSPEPKENIRTLIGRTEIGERPAFERKKDFECVEEEMTYEEAMQECSRCLRCDHFGCGAMEGGTDI
- the fdhD gene encoding formate dehydrogenase accessory sulfurtransferase FdhD; protein product: MQDNIGISWNADCYEKNVCIKEEKQLVPELEYNLFVNDEYIKTFYCSPWNIDDLVYGDLYLHGQIEMADDVKTLTIDDDAREIYVRTRGDIFARANPFTSGDVIPAKKRAVKKSTSTLKVCPEDVYQLVKKLNDASVKFKLTGGVHSAMLSDGKEILYMREDVGRHNAMEKLLGAVLRNGVDTKEMIIVFSGRIAAEILEKAAIIGAAMVIAVSAPTDAASKIAEHYGMTLIGFARGESFNVYTNPQRVGIKK
- a CDS encoding formate/nitrite transporter family protein, with protein sequence MFSPQEVAQNYVGLGKKKANIPVDRMLVLAILAGVFIGIGGISSTTASVSVSAPSLAKLVAGVVFPGGLAMVLVAGSELFTGNCLLSIALLEKEIRLAQMLRAWAIVYIGNFIGGILVSAIVMLTGQPKLFNGALATSIISTAVGKTSLSFTEALFRGIACNILVCLAVWMAAAAKDVVGKIVGLFFPIMIFIICGYEHSVANMYYLSAGLMAKANPKYLEAAVEAGVKVDKLNIGTIFTANLIPVTIGNIIGGAFCVGAVYWFLYVRKTNNK
- a CDS encoding molybdopterin molybdotransferase MoeA, whose translation is MIATTKEAWERLDQIQSNLWVEEVALEKAFGRILATDVVAEMSVPSFRRSPYDGYALRSEDTMGATKEKPVVLKVNEVVAAGEVPNFQVKSGTATRIMTGAKLPEGADAIIMYEKTEFTETEVKIFSPVLPGNIIEIGEDVRKGSVLLEKGTKLSEGGVALIAGQGKTSVLVYRKPRVAILCTGAELVPVGEKIKDGKIYNTNGYLIAGYMQRFGLEPVYYGVVVDRPQIIEENIKKALRECDLVVTTGGVSAGDYDFLPSVLDRMGAEVLFHGLDFKPGGVITCGRYQNKTIFCLSGNPGSAATSLLWVCSPYLKRISGLSNYGFEIGFAKMRTEYPKSSRGNRILKGKLVLGDGEVDFELLNNQQNGSVSSMESCSVLAKIPAGSDRVGIGDKVKVYQF